A window of Christiangramia forsetii KT0803 contains these coding sequences:
- a CDS encoding nucleotidyltransferase family protein, translated as MQLIENHIEKLNRLCKSHKVDKLYLFGSALRSDFTEKSDIDFLVRFGSIDLSEYFDNYIDFKENLKSLLGREVDLVEEQTLKNPILINSINKSKELIYG; from the coding sequence ATGCAATTAATTGAGAATCATATTGAAAAATTGAATCGTCTTTGTAAATCTCACAAAGTTGATAAATTGTACTTGTTCGGATCTGCTTTACGATCGGATTTCACGGAAAAGAGCGATATAGATTTTTTAGTGAGATTTGGATCAATTGACCTGTCGGAGTACTTCGATAATTATATAGACTTTAAAGAAAACTTGAAAAGCCTCTTAGGACGGGAGGTTGATTTAGTGGAAGAACAAACACTAAAAAACCCAATTTTGATTAATTCAATAAACAAATCGAAGGAATTAATCTATGGATGA
- a CDS encoding glycoside hydrolase family 117 protein, whose product MIKKTKALIVIGLMATLYSCNNTSEKISAEKTEDKPEISQVDIDRLGITNPDSLSAASVRALDWPDVGNEWFIEFSELQPLKGDLAYEEGVVRRDPSALLKHDGKYYVWYTKSVGPTQGFGGDIENDKVFPWDRCDIWYATSEDGWTWEEQGIAVARGEKGEYDDRSVFTVEIMEDKGKYYLSYQTIQSPYNVRTKNQVGLAWADSPNGPWTKSKDPILSPADNGIWKGEEQNRFAVEKKGDFDSHKVHDPCIIPYNGKYYLYYKGEQMGEEITFGGRQIRHGVAIADNPKGPYVKSAYNPISNSGHEICVWKHNGGIASLITTDGPEKNTIQWAPDGVNFGIKSVIKGAPHAIGLNRELNTDESEEPGAILGWGLSHIYNNSDYQSIMRFSSKRRTSHVAKGEKAE is encoded by the coding sequence ATGATCAAAAAAACTAAAGCTTTAATTGTTATAGGTCTTATGGCTACTTTATATAGTTGTAATAATACTTCGGAGAAAATTTCCGCGGAAAAGACAGAAGATAAGCCGGAAATTTCTCAGGTAGATATTGATCGGCTGGGAATTACCAATCCAGATTCCCTTAGCGCCGCTTCAGTAAGGGCATTAGACTGGCCGGATGTGGGTAATGAATGGTTTATTGAATTCAGTGAACTGCAACCCCTGAAAGGCGATCTTGCTTACGAAGAAGGTGTGGTAAGGCGTGATCCCAGTGCTTTATTAAAGCATGATGGGAAATATTATGTATGGTATACTAAAAGTGTTGGACCTACGCAGGGATTTGGGGGAGATATTGAAAATGACAAGGTTTTCCCATGGGATCGCTGTGATATCTGGTATGCGACTTCAGAAGATGGTTGGACCTGGGAAGAACAGGGTATAGCCGTTGCTCGTGGTGAAAAAGGGGAATATGACGACCGTTCTGTGTTTACCGTAGAAATTATGGAAGACAAAGGCAAATATTATTTATCCTATCAGACTATTCAATCTCCTTACAATGTAAGAACCAAAAACCAGGTGGGACTTGCCTGGGCAGATTCTCCCAATGGCCCCTGGACCAAAAGTAAAGACCCTATCTTAAGTCCAGCTGATAACGGTATTTGGAAAGGGGAAGAACAAAACAGGTTTGCAGTTGAAAAAAAAGGTGATTTTGACAGTCATAAAGTACACGATCCCTGCATTATTCCCTACAATGGCAAATATTATTTGTACTACAAAGGAGAACAAATGGGGGAAGAAATCACTTTTGGGGGTAGACAGATACGTCACGGAGTAGCCATAGCTGATAATCCCAAAGGGCCTTATGTGAAATCTGCTTACAACCCAATTAGCAACAGTGGCCATGAAATTTGTGTTTGGAAACATAATGGGGGCATTGCCTCGCTGATCACCACCGACGGACCTGAAAAAAACACGATCCAATGGGCTCCAGATGGCGTTAACTTTGGTATAAAATCAGTTATTAAGGGTGCGCCGCATGCTATTGGTCTTAACCGCGAACTTAATACTGATGAATCTGAGGAGCCAGGGGCAATTTTAGGGTGGGGATTATCACATATTTATAACAATAGTGACTACCAAAGCATCATGCGATTTTCCTCCAAAAGAAGAACTTCCCATGTAGCAAAAGGGGAAAAAGCTGAATAA
- a CDS encoding HepT-like ribonuclease domain-containing protein, with the protein MNRILKKDPRFEKKISSAKSIIALKNQIIHVYDNISDENIWSVLVTHLPKLKDEVRTLTR; encoded by the coding sequence GTGAACAGGATTTTAAAAAAAGATCCCAGGTTTGAAAAAAAAATATCGAGTGCAAAATCTATCATAGCGCTAAAAAATCAGATTATACACGTGTACGACAATATCTCAGATGAAAATATTTGGTCCGTATTGGTTACTCATCTTCCAAAACTCAAAGATGAAGTCAGAACCCTGACCAGGTAA
- a CDS encoding 3-keto-disaccharide hydrolase, with protein sequence MKKVSVLFLLTVMLIALSCGSKIKKDSSENWQSLFNGENLDDWIVKIHHHEVGDNYANTFRVQNGVIQVNYDEYTGFNERYGHLFYKEPFSSYHLKFKYRFTDQWLKDAPDYTYRNSGVMFHSQAPETILKEQDWPISVEYQMLADAGDGEPRPTGNMCSPGTEVYYDGEMDPRHCIRSSSRTYRWDEWVNAELIVYRDSLIIHKINGNKVLEYSKPQIGGGVATGFDPTLKEDGKPLTSGYIALQAEGQGVEFKDIKIKKLD encoded by the coding sequence ATGAAAAAAGTATCTGTATTATTCCTTCTTACCGTAATGCTCATTGCTTTATCATGTGGATCGAAAATCAAAAAAGACAGCAGCGAAAACTGGCAATCCCTTTTTAATGGGGAAAACCTTGACGATTGGATTGTAAAGATCCACCATCATGAAGTGGGCGATAATTATGCTAATACCTTCAGGGTGCAAAACGGGGTAATCCAGGTAAATTACGATGAGTATACCGGATTTAACGAGCGGTATGGCCATCTGTTTTACAAAGAGCCATTTTCTTCCTATCATCTTAAATTTAAATATCGTTTTACAGATCAGTGGTTAAAAGATGCGCCAGATTACACCTATCGCAATAGCGGCGTGATGTTCCATTCCCAGGCACCAGAGACTATTCTAAAAGAACAGGACTGGCCAATTTCCGTAGAATATCAAATGCTTGCCGATGCCGGCGATGGTGAACCGAGACCCACCGGAAATATGTGTTCTCCAGGTACCGAAGTGTATTACGATGGTGAAATGGATCCACGGCATTGTATTCGTTCATCCTCTAGAACTTATAGATGGGACGAATGGGTTAATGCGGAACTTATTGTTTATCGTGATTCCCTTATCATCCATAAAATCAATGGGAATAAAGTGTTGGAGTATAGTAAACCCCAAATTGGCGGCGGAGTCGCCACGGGTTTTGACCCTACTCTAAAAGAAGATGGAAAGCCTCTTACCAGTGGGTATATAGCTTTACAGGCAGAAGGCCAGGGTGTAGAGTTTAAAGATATCAAAATCAAAAAACTGGATTGA